Proteins from one Bacteroidota bacterium genomic window:
- a CDS encoding glutamine synthetase III, which produces MPNSRSSAIQQVLNRQYREVKAPSVRISEFFGCNVFNDEAMQKHLSEEAYLSVKSSIQNGTKIDRKVADQVAASLKAWAIGKGATHYTHWFQPLTGATAEKHDAFFVPTENGKGMESFTGSSLVQQEPDASSFPSGGIRSTFEARGYTAWDPTSPAFIMEVGSGKTLCIPTIFVSYTGEALDYKAPLLKSLLFLENAAVPVCQYFDKNILQVTATLGWEQEYFIVDEAMYVARPDLLMTGRTLTGHGPSKGQQLEDHYFGSIPERIYNFMIDFETECLKLGIPVRTRHNEVAPGQFECAPMFEECSLAVDHNILLMDLMEKIARKHKLRVLFHEKPFAGVNGSGKHNNWSMSTNTGKNLLTPGKTPRTNLQFLTFFINTIKAVYDNADLLRAAIASANNDHRLGANEAPPAIISVFAGTALRSVLNEIEERVNEGGLDDLEKADLKLDIHNKIPDLMLDNTDRNRTSPFAFTGNKFEFRAVGSSANCSSAMTVLNCIVADQLNKFRTEVDKQIEDGEKKDNAILMVLRQMITESKAILFEGDNYSEAWHEEAEKRGLKNLKTTPEALEMYITPKAERIFVDNKIFSKRELHARYEIEMEAYAKKIQIEARVFGELVYNYILPAAIHYQNELMENITSLKAIGLEQESYASQLDLVKKLSVHINKMRFALEEMVEERKKANELTHAKEKANAYCFKVKPLFDIIRYNADRIERYMPDAQWPLPKYRELMFIK; this is translated from the coding sequence ATGCCTAACAGCCGATCGTCCGCCATTCAACAAGTACTTAACCGCCAATACCGGGAAGTGAAAGCACCATCAGTGCGCATCTCAGAATTTTTTGGATGCAATGTATTTAATGATGAAGCTATGCAGAAACATTTAAGTGAAGAAGCATACCTCAGTGTGAAATCAAGTATTCAAAACGGAACTAAGATTGACCGCAAAGTTGCCGATCAGGTAGCAGCCAGTTTAAAGGCTTGGGCAATAGGAAAAGGAGCAACGCATTACACCCATTGGTTTCAACCCTTAACAGGAGCTACAGCCGAAAAGCATGATGCCTTTTTTGTTCCTACTGAAAATGGTAAGGGCATGGAAAGTTTTACAGGCAGCTCTCTTGTGCAGCAAGAACCCGATGCATCCAGTTTTCCTTCAGGTGGTATTCGCAGTACTTTCGAAGCAAGAGGTTATACGGCATGGGATCCCACTTCACCGGCATTTATTATGGAGGTTGGCAGCGGCAAGACTTTATGTATCCCTACAATTTTTGTGAGCTATACCGGCGAGGCACTAGATTATAAAGCACCACTTTTAAAATCATTACTCTTCTTAGAAAATGCAGCCGTACCTGTATGTCAATATTTTGATAAAAACATACTTCAAGTTACCGCCACACTTGGTTGGGAACAAGAATATTTTATAGTGGATGAAGCAATGTATGTTGCTCGTCCGGATTTGTTAATGACAGGTCGCACATTAACAGGTCATGGCCCATCAAAAGGGCAGCAGTTGGAAGACCATTATTTCGGTTCTATTCCTGAGCGGATATATAATTTCATGATTGATTTTGAAACCGAATGTTTAAAGCTCGGAATTCCGGTTCGTACACGTCATAATGAAGTGGCACCGGGACAGTTTGAATGTGCGCCTATGTTTGAAGAATGTAGTCTTGCGGTTGACCATAATATTTTGTTGATGGATCTGATGGAAAAAATTGCACGCAAGCATAAGTTGAGAGTGCTGTTTCATGAAAAGCCATTTGCAGGAGTAAACGGTTCGGGCAAACATAACAACTGGAGCATGAGTACCAACACTGGGAAAAATTTATTGACACCGGGAAAAACTCCGAGAACCAATTTACAATTCCTTACTTTTTTTATTAATACTATTAAAGCAGTTTATGATAATGCAGATTTATTAAGAGCAGCAATTGCATCTGCAAATAATGATCATCGTTTAGGAGCCAATGAAGCACCTCCTGCAATTATTTCTGTGTTTGCAGGAACTGCATTACGTTCTGTATTAAATGAAATTGAAGAACGTGTAAATGAAGGTGGATTAGATGATTTGGAGAAAGCAGATTTGAAATTAGATATCCATAATAAGATACCGGATTTGATGCTGGATAATACAGATAGAAATCGCACAAGTCCATTTGCATTTACAGGTAATAAATTTGAATTCCGTGCTGTGGGTTCTTCTGCAAATTGTTCAAGTGCTATGACAGTTTTAAATTGTATAGTTGCAGATCAGTTAAATAAATTTCGTACTGAAGTAGATAAACAAATAGAAGATGGTGAGAAAAAAGACAATGCTATATTAATGGTACTGCGCCAGATGATTACCGAAAGTAAAGCTATTTTATTTGAAGGTGATAATTACAGTGAAGCATGGCATGAAGAAGCAGAAAAGCGTGGATTAAAAAATCTAAAAACCACACCCGAAGCCTTGGAAATGTATATCACTCCAAAAGCAGAACGCATATTTGTAGATAATAAAATTTTCAGCAAACGTGAATTACATGCACGCTACGAAATTGAAATGGAAGCGTATGCAAAAAAAATACAGATTGAAGCAAGAGTATTTGGTGAGTTAGTCTATAATTATATTTTACCTGCCGCAATTCATTACCAAAATGAATTAATGGAAAATATCACAAGCTTAAAAGCAATTGGATTAGAACAGGAAAGTTATGCAAGTCAGTTAGACTTGGTAAAAAAATTAAGCGTACATATTAATAAGATGCGTTTTGCATTAGAAGAAATGGTAGAAGAGCGCAAGAAAGCAAATGAATTGACACATGCAAAAGAAAAAGCCAATGCATATTGCTTTAAAGTAAAACCATTATTCGACATCATCCGCTACAATGCTGACCGCATAGAACGCTACATGCCCGATGCACAATGGCCACTACCAAA